In Gossypium raimondii isolate GPD5lz chromosome 12, ASM2569854v1, whole genome shotgun sequence, a single window of DNA contains:
- the LOC128035315 gene encoding uncharacterized protein LOC128035315: protein MAMEEFVTLLYGLRIQGNCLRAFNIPTPLRGGGALGGWIGDGLQPRSREEASNGIYWRDYLKHADEEKDRCCFLEYEANLENQPTKHPYDIQVKTREMERRLEKLERMQIQIQEQLTEFQQEMRDQMLELRRTMINQFNRLLAESQKK from the exons atggcgatggaagagttcgtgaccctgCTTTATGGCTTGAGGATTCAAGGcaattgtctaagagcctttAACATTCCAACCCCTTTAAGAGGCGGAGGAGCCTTAGGAGGATGGATAGGTGATGGATTGCAACCAAGATCAAGAGAAGAagctagcaatggcatctattggcgagattacctcaaacatgcggatgaagaaaaagaccgatgttgtttcttggaatatgagg ctaacctggaaaaccaaccaaccaaacacccttacgatATCCAAGtaaagactagagaaatggaacgaaggttggaaaaattagaacGAATGCAGATTCAGATCCAGGAgcaattgactgaatttcaacaggagatgagagatcagatgctagaattacggAGAACTATGATAAAccagttcaaccgattgctagctgAAAGTCAAAAGAAGTGA